One segment of Streptomyces sp. NBC_00576 DNA contains the following:
- a CDS encoding 5-dehydro-4-deoxyglucarate dehydratase, whose product MKFQGVLFFPVTPFRADGSLDGERLAQHIEAGVAAGAGGVFVACGTGEFHALTPAEIGEATRIAVATTAGRVPVLAAAGGPVPVAIDQAARIREAGADGILLLPPYLVTAPQQGLVRYAREVTSAAGLPVIFYQRGTARLTEATAAEIASLPGVVGLKDGLGDLERMHRIVRTVRALPGGADFAFFNGLPTAEMTAAAYQGVGVDLYSSAVFAFAPEIATAFHRALGEGDETLVTKLLDEFYGPLVELRDEVPGYAVSLIKAGVTLRGLDVGGVRAPLLDPTPEHVARLAKLIDHGLEAVRA is encoded by the coding sequence ATGAAGTTCCAAGGAGTGCTGTTCTTCCCGGTCACGCCCTTCCGGGCGGACGGATCGCTGGACGGGGAACGCCTCGCCCAGCACATCGAGGCCGGGGTCGCCGCCGGCGCCGGCGGGGTGTTCGTCGCCTGTGGCACCGGCGAGTTCCACGCGCTGACGCCCGCCGAGATCGGGGAGGCGACCAGGATCGCGGTCGCCACGACCGCCGGACGCGTCCCCGTCCTCGCCGCCGCGGGCGGTCCCGTGCCCGTCGCCATCGACCAGGCCGCCCGAATCCGGGAGGCCGGCGCCGACGGCATCCTGCTGCTGCCGCCGTACCTGGTGACCGCACCGCAGCAGGGACTTGTGCGGTACGCGCGTGAGGTGACGTCGGCCGCCGGGCTGCCGGTGATCTTCTACCAGCGCGGCACCGCCCGCCTCACCGAGGCCACGGCCGCCGAGATCGCGAGCCTGCCCGGGGTCGTCGGCCTCAAGGACGGCCTCGGCGACCTCGAACGCATGCACCGCATCGTGCGGACGGTACGGGCGCTGCCCGGCGGCGCGGACTTCGCCTTCTTCAACGGCCTGCCGACCGCCGAGATGACGGCCGCCGCCTACCAGGGCGTCGGCGTCGACCTGTACTCGTCCGCCGTGTTCGCCTTCGCCCCGGAGATCGCCACCGCCTTCCACCGGGCCCTGGGCGAGGGCGACGAGACCCTGGTCACCAAACTCCTCGACGAGTTCTACGGCCCCCTCGTCGAACTCCGCGACGAGGTACCGGGATACGCGGTCTCGCTGATCAAGGCCGGCGTGACCCTCCGGGGCCTGGACGTCGGCGGCGTACGGGCACCCCTGCTCGACCCGACGCCGGAACACGTGGCCCGGCTGGCCAAACTCATCGACCACGGTCTGGAGGCGGTCCGCGCATGA
- a CDS encoding alpha/beta hydrolase family protein, protein MLRARRIWVTAAAVLAVVAGSPGWAQAQQPTRSQVAAEQLPSGWTFTGDGAERQLVWRSGRPVPMGDARVEFYAGDQLLGRPLAAKDGRTFRLPLEAALKVSGRKGAKALDDLQVHAGGRRLDAAGPAAAPDGRRASVAPPAPAPANPVDPGKPGSYRTVSGEYTLNSVKLPGMAVPVEMKAVVVAPTGTTGRRPLALFLHGRHSTCYKPGSNDVTGEWPCPAGEKQIPSYRGYLRDQKLLASQGYVTVSISANGINAQDGPVEDAGAQARSSLVRQHLAHWAAWTANRPSAPAIVRTAPPADLSRVLLVGHSRGGEGVNRAAMDSLYRPPADQDGYHGPVRWNIRGTVLIGPTIFGQNPVADVPSVTILPGCDGDVSDLQGELAVDGTRGISRGAALHSAVYVIGANHNYFNTEWTPGQAQAPADDDFWSDPDDPNDRDPVCDVGTRTRLTADQQHKAGASYIAAAARLFVAGDDRVRPLLDGSGRRAPSADPARVLTHAVGGNRSAGILPDGAVTVQGGGGRLCSAVDDRPSLRCLAADAGESPHFAGWMTQREVGRRAVALKWSQPGAAVRVSPGRPVSLRGAKALALRVIVPPNTTGTQLDVSVTDTAGKRATLGRVRVDGLPGSKRTASYWAREVRVPLSAATRAGVDLRKVRSVELTPRSRTGQAWLIDTWGWRPGTPAVRPATLPRVDLGRLTVKEGDSGSRTYQVPVRIAGQGGGTVRLYVQNPGTDTMTSRLVTVRPGEQSIVVPVTVKGDTLYDYDVWRSVFVKAVRGAVIGSYSGGVTIENDDPRPTVTVTPVADRVTEGQRLTWRATLSAPSGTEMYSALEVLPVTGGTELSTTDVDPAWLMDASGQSPLPSRPLSQVEDLFLYVSVPPGQLTAELSVPTVADTVAEPEESVRLRVADFDEETGEPIPGPEFTGTVLDAS, encoded by the coding sequence TTGCTACGTGCGCGGCGAATATGGGTCACCGCTGCGGCGGTACTCGCGGTGGTGGCGGGATCGCCAGGATGGGCGCAGGCACAGCAGCCGACCCGGTCGCAGGTGGCGGCCGAACAGCTGCCCTCGGGCTGGACGTTCACCGGTGACGGTGCGGAGCGGCAGCTCGTCTGGCGTTCCGGCAGACCGGTACCGATGGGTGACGCGCGCGTCGAGTTCTACGCGGGCGACCAGCTGCTCGGCCGGCCCCTGGCCGCGAAGGACGGCCGGACGTTCCGGCTCCCGTTGGAAGCAGCCCTGAAGGTCAGCGGCCGCAAGGGGGCCAAGGCGCTCGACGACCTCCAAGTACACGCTGGTGGACGCCGGTTGGACGCGGCCGGACCGGCGGCTGCCCCGGACGGGCGACGCGCGTCGGTCGCTCCGCCCGCCCCGGCGCCGGCCAATCCCGTCGACCCCGGCAAGCCGGGCTCGTACCGTACGGTCTCGGGCGAGTACACGCTCAACTCGGTGAAACTGCCCGGGATGGCCGTGCCGGTGGAGATGAAGGCCGTGGTGGTCGCGCCGACCGGGACCACCGGCCGCAGACCGCTCGCGCTGTTCCTGCACGGACGCCACTCCACCTGCTACAAGCCCGGCAGCAACGATGTCACCGGCGAGTGGCCGTGCCCGGCCGGCGAGAAGCAGATACCGAGCTACCGGGGTTACCTGCGCGACCAGAAACTCCTGGCGTCCCAGGGTTATGTGACGGTGTCGATCTCCGCCAACGGCATCAACGCCCAGGACGGCCCGGTCGAGGACGCGGGGGCCCAGGCCCGCTCCTCCCTCGTCCGGCAGCATCTCGCCCACTGGGCCGCCTGGACGGCGAACCGGCCCTCGGCACCGGCGATCGTACGGACCGCGCCGCCGGCCGACCTCTCACGGGTACTGCTGGTCGGTCATTCGCGGGGCGGCGAGGGCGTGAACCGCGCCGCGATGGACAGCCTGTACCGGCCGCCGGCCGACCAGGACGGATACCACGGCCCGGTGCGCTGGAACATCCGGGGTACGGTCCTCATCGGCCCGACGATCTTCGGACAGAACCCGGTCGCCGATGTGCCGTCGGTGACGATTCTGCCGGGCTGTGACGGCGATGTGTCCGACCTGCAGGGCGAGTTGGCCGTGGACGGTACCCGCGGGATCAGCCGCGGCGCCGCCCTGCACAGCGCGGTCTACGTGATCGGCGCCAACCACAACTACTTCAACACCGAGTGGACGCCGGGCCAGGCGCAGGCACCGGCGGACGACGACTTCTGGTCGGATCCGGACGACCCGAACGACCGGGACCCGGTGTGCGACGTGGGCACCAGGACCCGGCTGACCGCCGACCAGCAGCACAAGGCGGGCGCCTCCTACATCGCGGCGGCGGCCCGGCTGTTCGTCGCGGGCGACGACCGGGTGCGTCCGCTGCTCGACGGCTCCGGCCGGCGTGCGCCGTCCGCCGACCCGGCGCGTGTCCTCACGCACGCGGTGGGCGGGAACCGTTCCGCCGGCATCCTGCCGGACGGCGCGGTGACCGTGCAGGGCGGCGGCGGGCGGCTCTGCTCGGCCGTGGACGACCGTCCCTCGCTCAGGTGTCTGGCCGCGGACGCCGGCGAGTCCCCGCACTTCGCGGGCTGGATGACGCAGCGGGAGGTGGGCCGCCGCGCGGTCGCCCTCAAGTGGTCGCAGCCCGGTGCCGCGGTGCGCGTGAGCCCCGGCCGACCGGTGTCTCTTCGCGGCGCCAAGGCTCTCGCCCTGCGTGTCATCGTGCCGCCCAACACCACCGGCACACAGCTGGACGTGTCCGTCACCGACACCGCCGGCAAGCGCGCCACGCTCGGCCGGGTCCGCGTGGACGGGCTGCCCGGAAGCAAGCGGACGGCCTCGTACTGGGCGCGGGAGGTCCGCGTACCGCTGTCCGCCGCCACCCGGGCCGGGGTCGACCTGCGCAAGGTGCGGAGCGTGGAGCTGACTCCGCGCAGCCGTACGGGGCAGGCCTGGCTGATCGACACCTGGGGCTGGCGCCCCGGCACACCCGCGGTGCGCCCGGCCACGCTGCCGCGCGTCGACCTCGGACGGCTGACCGTCAAGGAGGGCGACTCCGGCAGCCGGACCTACCAGGTGCCGGTCCGGATCGCCGGGCAGGGTGGCGGCACGGTTCGCCTCTACGTCCAGAATCCCGGGACGGACACGATGACGAGCCGACTGGTCACGGTGCGCCCCGGCGAGCAGAGCATCGTCGTGCCGGTGACGGTGAAGGGTGACACCCTCTACGACTACGACGTCTGGCGCAGCGTGTTCGTGAAGGCGGTGCGCGGCGCGGTCATCGGCTCGTACAGCGGCGGGGTGACCATCGAGAACGACGATCCCCGGCCCACGGTCACCGTCACGCCGGTCGCGGACCGGGTCACCGAGGGACAGCGGCTGACCTGGCGCGCAACCCTGTCGGCGCCCTCCGGCACCGAGATGTACTCGGCCCTGGAGGTACTGCCGGTCACCGGCGGCACGGAACTGTCCACCACGGACGTCGACCCGGCGTGGCTGATGGACGCCTCCGGCCAGTCACCGCTGCCGTCGCGGCCGTTGTCCCAGGTCGAGGATCTCTTCCTGTATGTGTCCGTCCCGCCGGGCCAGTTGACCGCGGAGCTGAGCGTGCCGACGGTCGCGGACACGGTGGCGGAGCCGGAGGAGTCGGTGCGGCTGCGGGTGGCCGACTTCGATGAGGAGACCGGGGAGCCGATCCCTGGACCCGAGTTCACGGGGACGGTGCTTGACGCGTCGTAA
- a CDS encoding glucarate dehydratase family protein, translating to MSGTGTGTRIRELVVTPIAFGDPPLLNADGVHEPLALRCILQLVLEDGTVGLGESPGGSARLERLQEAAKAVVGMDVFDTTAIAAAIDAVLSPTVPRSHDRGWATSAVEVACLDAQGKLLGRPVSDLLGGRVRDAVPFAAYLFYKWAEHPALDGREAIGDEWGEALDPAGVVEQARLMQQRYGFTSFKLKGGVFPPDEEIAAMRALAEAFPGQPLRLDPNTAWTVETSKYVARELDGVIEYLEDPTASIPGMAEVAKDAPMPLATNMCVIAWEHLRPAVEQNAIQVLLTDHHYWGGLRRTRELAAVCEAFGIELSMHSNSHLGISLAAMTHVGAAIPNLAHSCDTHYPWNSADDVIVPGVIEVRDGAVKVPTGPGLGVELDSDALARAHRRYLDSGIRDRDDTGYMRRIRPEYERRLPRW from the coding sequence ATGAGCGGCACCGGCACCGGCACCCGTATCCGCGAACTAGTCGTCACCCCCATCGCGTTCGGTGATCCGCCGCTGCTCAACGCGGACGGGGTGCACGAGCCGCTCGCCCTGCGCTGCATCCTCCAACTCGTCCTGGAGGACGGCACGGTGGGCCTCGGCGAGTCGCCCGGCGGCAGTGCCCGCCTCGAACGGCTCCAGGAGGCAGCGAAGGCCGTCGTCGGCATGGACGTCTTCGACACGACGGCCATCGCCGCCGCGATCGACGCCGTCCTGTCGCCGACCGTGCCCCGGTCCCACGACCGCGGCTGGGCCACCTCGGCCGTCGAGGTGGCCTGTCTCGACGCGCAGGGCAAGCTGCTCGGCCGCCCGGTCAGCGACCTGCTCGGCGGCAGGGTCCGGGACGCGGTGCCCTTTGCCGCGTACCTCTTCTACAAGTGGGCCGAACACCCCGCTCTCGACGGCCGCGAAGCCATCGGCGACGAGTGGGGCGAGGCCCTCGACCCGGCCGGGGTCGTCGAACAGGCCCGGCTGATGCAACAGCGGTACGGATTCACCTCGTTCAAGCTCAAGGGCGGAGTCTTCCCGCCCGACGAGGAGATCGCCGCGATGCGGGCCCTCGCCGAGGCCTTCCCCGGACAGCCGCTGCGCCTCGACCCCAACACGGCCTGGACGGTCGAGACATCGAAGTACGTCGCCCGTGAACTCGACGGCGTCATCGAGTACTTGGAGGACCCGACCGCCTCCATCCCCGGTATGGCCGAGGTCGCGAAGGACGCGCCGATGCCGCTGGCCACCAACATGTGCGTGATCGCCTGGGAACATCTGCGCCCCGCCGTCGAACAGAACGCGATCCAGGTGCTCCTCACCGACCACCACTACTGGGGCGGACTGCGCCGGACCCGTGAACTCGCCGCCGTCTGCGAGGCGTTCGGCATCGAGTTGTCCATGCACTCCAACTCGCACCTGGGCATCAGCCTCGCCGCGATGACCCACGTCGGCGCCGCCATCCCCAACCTCGCGCACTCCTGCGACACGCACTACCCGTGGAACTCGGCCGACGACGTGATCGTCCCCGGCGTCATCGAGGTCCGCGACGGCGCGGTGAAGGTACCGACCGGCCCCGGCCTGGGAGTCGAGCTCGACTCCGACGCCCTCGCCCGGGCCCACCGCCGCTACCTCGACTCCGGGATACGGGACCGTGACGACACCGGGTACATGCGGCGGATCCGGCCGGAGTACGAGCGGCGACTGCCGCGCTGGTGA
- a CDS encoding SAM-dependent methyltransferase, giving the protein MPENSPAPSSHTRINSRQPHTARIWNYWLGGRDHYEVDRAAGDRIRELHPGISEYARADRLFLGRAVRHLVTACGIRQFLDIGTGLPTADNTHEVAQRIAPDTRVVYVDNDPLVLVHARALLTSTPEGRTDHVDEDLRNVDAIVEQAGRTLDLTRPVALMLLGVVIFLGADEDPHGVVRRLLDALPPGSHLVLSHTITGPGLAEVDAAVRYWNAHGTPRLTQRTPEEVARFFDGLDLLEPGVVSCSHWRPEGLRAGEDEPAEVAMYCGVARKP; this is encoded by the coding sequence GTGCCCGAGAACTCGCCGGCCCCGTCGTCTCATACGCGGATCAACTCGCGACAGCCGCACACGGCCCGGATCTGGAACTACTGGCTCGGCGGCCGGGACCACTACGAGGTCGACCGCGCGGCCGGCGACCGCATCCGTGAACTGCACCCGGGCATCAGCGAGTACGCCCGCGCGGACCGGCTCTTCCTGGGACGGGCCGTGCGTCATCTGGTCACCGCGTGCGGGATACGCCAGTTCCTCGACATCGGGACCGGACTGCCGACCGCCGACAACACGCACGAGGTGGCCCAGCGGATCGCGCCGGACACCCGGGTCGTGTACGTGGACAACGATCCGCTCGTCCTGGTCCACGCCCGTGCCCTCCTCACCAGCACACCCGAGGGCCGTACGGACCATGTCGACGAGGACCTGCGCAACGTCGACGCGATCGTCGAACAGGCCGGGCGCACCCTGGACCTCACCCGGCCCGTCGCCCTGATGCTGCTCGGGGTGGTCATCTTCCTCGGTGCCGACGAGGATCCGCACGGGGTCGTACGACGGCTGCTGGACGCCCTTCCCCCGGGCAGCCATCTGGTGCTGTCGCACACCATCACCGGCCCGGGGCTGGCCGAGGTGGACGCGGCGGTCCGGTACTGGAACGCGCACGGCACACCCCGGCTGACCCAGCGCACCCCCGAGGAGGTGGCGCGTTTCTTCGACGGTCTGGACCTCCTGGAGCCGGGCGTCGTGTCCTGCTCGCACTGGCGCCCGGAGGGACTCCGCGCCGGGGAGGACGAGCCGGCGGAGGTCGCCATGTACTGCGGAGTGGCCCGCAAGCCCTGA
- a CDS encoding carbohydrate ABC transporter permease, with protein MTATVTTPAARGAFKARKVFNKKALVPWLFLAPGLLLALVFKFWPMAKGVWLSFFDVRPFLGDRWTGLDNYTRVLTDHRFQDAIGHTLVLGIGQSLGAIFLGFVLALLLEGQARSLKIVRTAVFLPAVTATAVVGELWRLMYYPTSDGLINSGLNFFGIGPVQFLDNPDLALWSTMAMGIWIWAPYNMVIIMAGLAGVDRSLYEAAAMDGVSLWQRLRYVTLPAIRPALGIVLTLAAIRGLRVFTEVYVLTGGGPAGSTEVWMTRAYTLGFTRNDIGGASAASVVLLCVTLLLTVTVNYFRKRGDVR; from the coding sequence ATGACCGCTACCGTGACCACCCCCGCGGCGCGCGGGGCCTTCAAAGCGCGCAAGGTCTTCAACAAGAAGGCCCTCGTGCCCTGGCTGTTCCTCGCGCCGGGCCTGCTGCTCGCCCTCGTCTTCAAGTTCTGGCCGATGGCCAAGGGCGTCTGGCTCAGCTTCTTCGACGTCCGGCCCTTCCTCGGCGACCGGTGGACCGGCCTCGACAACTACACCCGGGTCCTGACCGACCACCGCTTCCAGGACGCCATCGGACACACCCTCGTCCTCGGCATCGGCCAGTCCCTCGGCGCCATCTTCCTCGGCTTCGTCCTCGCCCTGCTCCTGGAGGGCCAGGCCCGCTCACTCAAGATCGTGCGCACCGCCGTCTTCCTGCCCGCCGTCACCGCCACCGCGGTCGTCGGCGAGCTGTGGCGGCTCATGTACTACCCGACCTCCGACGGCCTGATCAACAGCGGCCTGAACTTCTTCGGGATCGGCCCCGTCCAGTTCCTCGACAACCCGGACCTCGCGCTGTGGTCGACGATGGCCATGGGCATCTGGATCTGGGCCCCGTACAACATGGTCATCATCATGGCCGGCCTCGCGGGCGTCGACCGCTCGCTGTACGAGGCCGCCGCGATGGACGGTGTCTCCCTCTGGCAGCGGCTGCGGTACGTCACCCTGCCGGCGATCCGCCCCGCCCTCGGTATCGTCCTCACGCTCGCCGCGATCCGCGGACTGCGCGTGTTCACCGAGGTCTACGTCCTCACCGGCGGCGGCCCGGCCGGGTCCACCGAGGTCTGGATGACCCGCGCCTACACCCTCGGCTTCACCCGCAACGACATCGGCGGCGCCTCCGCGGCCTCCGTCGTACTGCTCTGCGTGACGCTGCTGCTCACCGTCACGGTCAACTACTTCCGCAAGAGGGGAGACGTGCGATGA
- a CDS encoding Zn-ribbon domain-containing OB-fold protein produces the protein MAGGSATGLLDAPADTNTLVFQRCGWCATAMYHRLLCPSCAGSDLRTERSEGTGTVRHATVVNRNTPAARNVSLVEMAEGFVVRGRVMGPAAGIHSGDRVRLSTAKDPVRGEPVFQLLDEPYRAWI, from the coding sequence ATGGCCGGCGGCTCCGCCACGGGCCTGCTCGACGCCCCGGCCGACACGAACACCCTCGTCTTCCAGCGCTGCGGCTGGTGCGCCACCGCGATGTACCACCGGCTGCTCTGCCCGTCCTGCGCGGGCAGCGACCTGCGTACGGAGCGCAGCGAGGGCACGGGCACCGTCCGGCACGCCACGGTGGTCAACCGGAACACGCCGGCCGCGCGCAATGTGTCGCTGGTCGAGATGGCCGAGGGCTTCGTCGTACGCGGCCGGGTGATGGGCCCGGCCGCCGGCATCCACAGCGGGGACCGGGTCCGGCTGTCCACCGCGAAGGACCCGGTGCGCGGCGAGCCGGTGTTCCAGCTGCTCGACGAGCCGTACCGCGCCTGGATCTGA
- a CDS encoding carbohydrate ABC transporter permease: MSAPAIDPVRTTSPKPTARRSGKDRRTTPARFDTALGWNDKPGAAWTLRILLCAIALGIFAAPFLAILSGAFTRNASGSSLSFLPHDSTLLNFTVAGERGIWDYFSNSLVIAGGGLLLQLAVCTLAAYALARHRFRGQALVLTLFMLTMMLPEEVIAIPLSLVLGDVPVVHLDLKGTVWGVILPLGAWGFSVMMLTEFMKDIPDEIEEAARLDGVGELRMLWQIVLPLCKPALGVAGVLGFIMIWDQYLLPLIAAKDPTDYTVTVALSVLRTDPEVGSGVVLAGAVIALVPSLIVYLLLQRSLVTGIAAGATKG; encoded by the coding sequence ATGAGCGCCCCTGCCATCGATCCCGTCCGGACGACGTCCCCGAAGCCGACCGCCAGGCGGTCCGGCAAGGACCGGCGGACCACCCCGGCCCGCTTCGACACCGCCCTCGGCTGGAACGACAAGCCGGGCGCCGCCTGGACCCTGAGGATCCTGCTCTGCGCGATCGCCCTGGGCATCTTCGCCGCGCCCTTCCTCGCGATCCTCTCGGGCGCCTTCACCAGGAACGCCAGCGGTTCTTCCCTCTCCTTCCTGCCGCACGACAGCACGCTGCTGAACTTCACGGTGGCCGGCGAGCGCGGCATCTGGGACTACTTCTCCAACTCGCTCGTCATAGCGGGCGGCGGCCTGCTGCTCCAGCTCGCGGTCTGCACCCTCGCCGCGTACGCGCTGGCCCGCCACCGCTTCCGCGGTCAGGCCCTCGTCCTGACCCTGTTCATGCTGACGATGATGCTCCCCGAGGAGGTCATCGCGATCCCGCTGTCGCTGGTCCTCGGCGACGTCCCGGTGGTCCACCTCGACCTCAAGGGCACCGTCTGGGGCGTCATCCTGCCGCTGGGCGCCTGGGGCTTCTCGGTGATGATGCTCACCGAGTTCATGAAGGACATCCCCGACGAGATCGAGGAGGCCGCCCGCCTCGACGGCGTCGGAGAGCTGCGCATGCTGTGGCAGATCGTGCTGCCGCTGTGCAAGCCGGCGCTCGGTGTGGCCGGTGTCCTCGGCTTCATCATGATCTGGGACCAGTACCTGCTGCCGCTGATCGCCGCCAAGGACCCCACCGACTACACGGTGACCGTCGCCCTGTCCGTCCTGCGCACCGACCCCGAGGTCGGCTCCGGGGTGGTACTGGCGGGCGCGGTCATCGCTCTCGTACCCAGCCTGATCGTCTATCTGCTCCTCCAGCGCTCGCTGGTCACCGGCATCGCCGCCGGTGCCACCAAGGGCTGA
- a CDS encoding TetR family transcriptional regulator: MRDALVAAAFQLFLERGYEQTTVDDIVALAGVGRRSFFRYFPSKEDVVFPDHERCLADMTAYLAESVEDAEPVGRVCAAARMVLLMYAENPAFSVQRYRLTKKVPGLRASELSVVWRYERALAAYLRGRFAGRPDGTLRADVVAAAVVAAHNNALRSWLRSDGQGDATTAVDHALDYVKAAFGTPPALPDRDGPEPEPEDVVVVISRRGAPMWRVVQEIESALTTRREN; this comes from the coding sequence ATGCGGGACGCCCTGGTCGCGGCGGCCTTCCAGCTGTTCCTGGAGCGGGGCTACGAGCAGACCACCGTGGACGACATCGTGGCGCTGGCCGGGGTGGGGCGCCGGTCGTTCTTCCGCTACTTCCCCTCCAAGGAGGACGTGGTCTTCCCCGACCACGAGCGGTGCCTCGCCGATATGACGGCGTACCTGGCCGAAAGCGTCGAGGACGCGGAACCGGTCGGACGGGTGTGCGCCGCCGCCCGCATGGTGCTGCTCATGTACGCCGAGAACCCGGCCTTCTCCGTCCAGCGCTACCGCCTCACCAAGAAGGTTCCCGGGCTGCGCGCCTCCGAGCTGTCGGTGGTCTGGCGGTACGAGCGTGCCCTGGCCGCGTATCTGCGCGGACGTTTCGCCGGCCGCCCCGACGGGACGCTCCGGGCCGACGTCGTCGCGGCGGCCGTCGTCGCGGCCCACAACAACGCACTGCGCTCCTGGCTGCGCTCGGACGGACAGGGCGACGCGACCACGGCCGTCGACCATGCCCTGGACTATGTGAAGGCCGCGTTCGGCACCCCGCCCGCGCTCCCCGATCGGGACGGTCCCGAGCCCGAGCCCGAGGATGTGGTGGTCGTCATCTCGCGGCGCGGGGCGCCGATGTGGCGGGTCGTCCAGGAGATCGAATCCGCGCTCACAACTCGGCGCGAGAATTGA
- a CDS encoding PPOX class F420-dependent oxidoreductase has translation MDDTSTLDRLGAGKYLLITSYRKNGTSVATPVWVVRDGDALGAWSAADAWKVKRIRNRADVLVGPCDARGNPTGDQVPAAAEILDQPATDVYRQLLARKYGVLGRLTLFGSRLRRGKTGTVGIRITLVNG, from the coding sequence ATGGACGACACCAGCACCCTGGACCGGCTCGGCGCGGGCAAATACCTGCTGATCACCAGTTACCGCAAGAACGGCACGTCCGTCGCCACCCCGGTCTGGGTGGTGCGGGACGGGGACGCGCTCGGCGCCTGGTCGGCGGCCGACGCCTGGAAGGTGAAGCGGATCCGCAACCGGGCCGATGTCCTCGTCGGCCCCTGCGACGCCCGCGGCAACCCGACCGGCGACCAGGTCCCCGCCGCCGCCGAGATCCTCGACCAGCCCGCGACCGACGTCTACCGGCAGCTTCTCGCCCGCAAGTACGGCGTGCTGGGCCGCCTCACCCTGTTCGGCAGCCGGCTGCGGCGTGGGAAGACGGGCACGGTCGGCATCCGGATCACTCTCGTGAACGGCTGA
- a CDS encoding sugar ABC transporter substrate-binding protein, which translates to MGDRRRSRRLAAVLAVTGLAFATAACGAGSDSAGGDPNTLEVWTRSNPDAAATYERVFAAFTKKTGIKIDYQPVINFDQQLQSRASTKDLPDVMINDTALMGSYQSQGLLKAIAPDSIVGHDQITAKSWSSTVGIDGKHYGVPYSRQAQTLMIRKDWLRKLGLEAPTTWQEMLSVAKAFATRDPDGDGKADTYGMVVPGSAQNGYAAWWGSSFLWQGGAKIVEPDGRGTYRPAMDSAAAVHTVTWMKDNLFCGDNAVTQPGALTAITSTATNFQDGNAGMYMTGPYNITTFDQTLGKDKYEVVPAPAGPAGGDVLADGENVYFGAKTGKTKQEQALAAFLISPEGQKIAMTGENQPVVRIPVNSTLDAATVRDDARWSVVQKAYEDASQQFPNAPDFAPIKQDTADSLNAIFTYCGGDVGSQLKELNETLAGDLKDQDLLK; encoded by the coding sequence ATGGGCGATCGCCGACGAAGTCGCCGCCTGGCCGCCGTGCTCGCCGTCACGGGGCTCGCATTCGCAACGGCCGCCTGCGGAGCCGGTTCCGACAGTGCGGGTGGCGACCCGAACACGCTGGAGGTGTGGACCCGCAGCAACCCGGACGCCGCCGCCACCTATGAACGTGTCTTCGCCGCCTTCACCAAGAAGACCGGGATCAAGATCGACTATCAGCCGGTCATCAACTTCGACCAGCAGCTGCAGAGCCGCGCGTCCACGAAGGACCTGCCGGACGTCATGATCAACGACACGGCGCTCATGGGCAGTTACCAGAGTCAGGGGCTGCTCAAGGCCATAGCCCCGGACTCGATCGTCGGCCACGACCAGATCACCGCCAAGTCATGGTCCTCGACCGTGGGCATCGACGGCAAGCACTACGGCGTCCCCTACTCCCGCCAGGCCCAGACCCTGATGATCAGGAAGGACTGGCTGCGGAAACTCGGCCTCGAAGCGCCCACCACCTGGCAGGAGATGCTGAGCGTCGCCAAGGCCTTCGCCACCCGGGACCCGGACGGCGACGGCAAGGCCGACACCTACGGCATGGTCGTCCCCGGCAGCGCCCAGAACGGCTATGCCGCCTGGTGGGGCTCCAGCTTCCTCTGGCAGGGCGGCGCGAAGATCGTCGAGCCGGACGGCAGGGGCACCTATCGGCCGGCCATGGACTCGGCCGCCGCGGTGCACACCGTGACCTGGATGAAGGACAACCTCTTCTGCGGTGACAACGCTGTCACCCAGCCCGGCGCCCTGACCGCCATCACCTCCACCGCCACCAACTTCCAGGACGGCAACGCCGGGATGTACATGACCGGCCCGTACAACATCACCACCTTCGACCAGACCCTCGGCAAGGACAAGTACGAGGTTGTCCCGGCCCCGGCGGGCCCGGCAGGCGGCGACGTACTGGCCGACGGCGAGAACGTCTACTTCGGCGCGAAGACCGGAAAGACGAAGCAGGAGCAGGCACTCGCCGCCTTCCTCATCAGCCCCGAGGGCCAGAAGATCGCCATGACCGGCGAGAACCAGCCCGTCGTCCGCATCCCCGTGAACTCCACGCTGGACGCCGCCACGGTCCGCGACGACGCCCGCTGGAGCGTCGTGCAGAAGGCCTACGAGGACGCCTCACAGCAGTTTCCGAACGCGCCGGACTTCGCCCCCATCAAGCAGGACACCGCCGACAGCCTCAACGCGATCTTCACGTACTGCGGCGGTGACGTCGGCTCCCAGCTGAAGGAGCTCAACGAGACCCTCGCCGGTGACCTCAAGGACCAGGACCTGCTGAAATGA